A stretch of Streptococcus sp. oral taxon 061 DNA encodes these proteins:
- a CDS encoding carbohydrate ABC transporter permease — MRETIVSYAFLAPVLIFFTVFVLAPMIMGFITSFFNYSMTSFEFVGLDNYIRMFKDPVFTKSLINTVILVIGSVPVVVLFSLFVASQTYQQNAVARSFYRFVFFLPVVTGSVAVTVVWKWIYDPLSGILNFVLKSSHIISQNISWLGDKNWALMAIMIILLTTSVGQPIILYIAAMGNIDNSLVEAARVDGATELQVFWKIKWPSLLPTTLYIAIITTINSFQCFALIQLLTSGGPNYSTSTLMYYLYEKAFQLTEYGYANTIGVFLAVMIAIVSFVQFKVLGNDVEY, encoded by the coding sequence ATGAGAGAAACAATTGTTTCTTATGCTTTCTTAGCACCAGTATTAATCTTCTTTACCGTCTTTGTCCTAGCTCCAATGATCATGGGATTCATCACTAGTTTCTTTAACTACTCAATGACTAGCTTTGAGTTTGTAGGATTGGACAACTACATCCGCATGTTTAAAGACCCTGTCTTTACAAAATCTTTGATTAATACCGTAATCTTAGTTATCGGATCTGTACCAGTCGTTGTACTCTTCTCACTATTTGTGGCATCACAAACTTACCAACAAAATGCAGTTGCTAGATCCTTCTATCGTTTCGTATTCTTCCTTCCTGTTGTAACAGGTAGTGTTGCCGTAACGGTTGTATGGAAATGGATTTATGATCCTCTATCAGGTATTTTGAATTTCGTGCTTAAGTCAAGCCATATCATTAGCCAAAACATTTCTTGGTTGGGTGATAAAAACTGGGCTTTGATGGCGATTATGATTATTCTTTTGACAACATCAGTTGGTCAGCCAATCATCCTTTACATCGCTGCAATGGGTAATATTGATAACTCTCTTGTTGAAGCGGCGCGTGTCGACGGAGCAACTGAGTTACAAGTTTTCTGGAAGATTAAATGGCCAAGCCTCCTTCCAACAACTCTTTATATCGCAATCATTACAACAATCAACTCATTCCAGTGTTTCGCTTTGATTCAGCTTTTGACTTCAGGTGGTCCAAACTACTCAACAAGTACTCTCATGTACTACCTATACGAGAAAGCCTTCCAATTGACTGAGTATGGCTATGCCAATACTATTGGTGTATTCTTGGCAGTTATGATCGCAATTGTCAGCTTTGTTCAATTTAAAGTACTTGGAAACGACGTAGAATATTAA
- a CDS encoding ABC transporter substrate-binding protein — protein MKFRKLACTVLAGAAVLSLAACGKSDAKKDAASDAGKTEITWWAFPVFTQEKSGDGVGTYEKSIIEAFEKANPDIKVKLETIDFKSGPEKITTAIEAGTAPDVLFDAPGRIINYGKNGKLAELNDLFTDEFVKDVNNENIIQASKAGDKAYMYPISSAPFYMAMNKKMLEDAGVANLVKEGWTTDDFEKVLKALKDKGYTPGSLFSSGQGGDQGTRAFIANLYGGSVTDKEVTKYTTDDPKFVKGLEKATSWIKDGLLNNGSQFDGGADIQNFANGQTSYTILWAPAQNGIQAKLLEASKVEVVEVPFPSDSGKPALEYLVNGFAVFNNKDEKKVAAAKKFIQFIADDKEWGPKDVVRTGAFPVRTSFGKLYDDKRMETISGWTQYYSPYYNTIDGFAEMRTLWFPMLQSVSNGDEQPAAALKTFTEKANETIKKAAK, from the coding sequence ATGAAATTTAGAAAACTAGCTTGTACAGTACTTGCGGGTGCTGCTGTCCTATCTCTTGCTGCTTGTGGCAAATCAGACGCTAAAAAAGACGCTGCAAGTGATGCAGGAAAAACTGAAATCACTTGGTGGGCTTTCCCAGTCTTCACTCAAGAAAAATCTGGTGACGGTGTAGGAACTTATGAAAAATCTATCATCGAAGCTTTCGAAAAAGCAAACCCAGATATCAAAGTTAAACTAGAAACAATCGACTTCAAATCTGGTCCAGAAAAAATCACGACAGCTATTGAAGCTGGAACTGCTCCAGATGTACTTTTCGATGCACCAGGTCGTATCATTAATTACGGTAAAAATGGTAAATTAGCTGAGTTGAATGACCTCTTTACAGATGAATTTGTAAAAGATGTTAACAACGAAAACATCATTCAAGCAAGTAAAGCTGGCGATAAAGCATACATGTATCCAATCAGTTCTGCACCATTCTACATGGCTATGAACAAGAAAATGTTGGAAGATGCTGGTGTAGCTAACCTTGTTAAAGAAGGTTGGACAACAGATGATTTTGAAAAAGTCTTGAAAGCACTTAAAGACAAAGGATACACTCCAGGTTCATTGTTCAGTTCTGGTCAAGGGGGAGACCAAGGAACACGTGCCTTCATCGCTAACCTATACGGCGGTTCTGTAACAGACAAAGAAGTTACTAAATACACAACTGACGATCCTAAGTTCGTTAAAGGTCTTGAAAAAGCAACTAGCTGGATTAAAGATGGTTTGTTGAACAACGGTTCACAATTTGACGGTGGAGCAGACATCCAAAACTTTGCAAACGGTCAAACATCATACACAATTCTTTGGGCACCAGCTCAAAACGGTATCCAAGCTAAATTGTTGGAAGCAAGTAAAGTTGAAGTGGTAGAAGTTCCATTCCCATCTGATTCTGGCAAACCAGCTCTTGAATACCTTGTAAACGGATTTGCAGTATTTAACAACAAGGATGAAAAGAAAGTTGCTGCAGCTAAGAAATTCATCCAATTCATCGCAGATGATAAAGAGTGGGGTCCTAAAGACGTAGTTCGTACAGGTGCCTTCCCAGTTCGTACTTCATTTGGAAAACTTTACGACGACAAACGTATGGAAACAATCAGTGGTTGGACTCAATACTACTCTCCATACTACAACACAATCGACGGATTTGCTGAAATGAGAACTCTATGGTTCCCAATGTTGCAATCAGTGTCTAACGGTGACGAACAACCTGCTGCAGCTTTGAAGACATTCACTGAAAAAGCGAATGAAACAATCAAAAAAGCAGCTAAATAA